One Ranitomeya variabilis isolate aRanVar5 chromosome 4, aRanVar5.hap1, whole genome shotgun sequence genomic window, ccagctatgtagcatattgcccatccacgtatgacacaggttaaaaaaataaaaataaacatatactcaccttctgcaggcgcgttgtagttctgtcgcctgtgtggggtgcaggcggcatcttccggtcccagggtgtgatgacgttgcggtcacgtgaccgtgacgtcacggcaggtcctttccgcgcaggcgcgcaggacttgtgatgacatcgcggtcacatgaccgtgacgtcacaacaggtccttctgccagacgatCCGTGCCACCGGaatgtgccggttgcatcgcgaggagcgggaaaggcggcgtaggtgagtatataatctttttttttttattattatttttaacattagatgtttttactattggcgctgcataggctgcgtcaatagtaaaaaaaaaacttggtcacacagggttagtagcagcggtaacggagtgcgttacccgcggcataacgcggtccgttaccgccggcattaaccctgtgtgagcggaggggagtatgcgggcgccgggcagtgagtgcggggagtaaggagcggccattttcttccggactgtgtgcgtcgctgattggtcgcggcagccatgacaggcagctggcgagaccaatcagcgaacgaataaccgttacagacagaaggacagacggaagtgacccttagacaattatatagtgtgtatatatatatatatattcacatacatttttttttttttctctccccatgTTGAttattagatttaaaaaaaaatctatttttattcAATGCTTCTAATTAAttggtgtgttttttgtttgtttgtatgtTTTTACATTTTCTATTTGTAACAAGCATTtctaaaactttttttcttttttcccccaaCCGGCAGgaatgtagcaagaaaaaaaagaagaatgcAGATGATGCGGAGCTTTCTGTGCCGCTGGCTCCGGAGGACGGAGACGAGGTGAGAGTGAGACACTGCCTTATCTGAGACCTACCATGTTGGGCTCAGGATGTTCCGTCTCACACACACCCAACTAAAGAACCTTATCTGTTCCCGCCACTCCACCCTGACCAGACTTTACACCCATCAAAGCCAACTGCGGAATTTGAaaagaaatttgaaaaaaatgttaaTGGACAACttaaaaattatttcctttgtgaaCTTCCCTTTCCCCCCATATATTCCTAGTTCAGGGGTAACTTGCAAAATGTTATGAAGCTACAACTCCCAAAATTGCTCCAATGACATCTTTGAGTTCTTTTCTGTTAATAGAAAAGTGAGTTTCATCGTCTGGCCGATTCCCGCATCTTCCTGAGCGATTGCCTGGCGTGTAACAACTGTGTGACCTCGGAAGAAGGCTCCAAGATCTTCGCTCAGAACCAGAAGGAGCTTTTCAAGGTTCTAAGTCTCAATAAGGTATGAGAGTAATAACCTCATTGACGTGTCAGGCACGGCATTAACATCCGGAGCTGCAATCACAATTCTGCTAGCTTGTAGTTGCAATCTGTCAATACGCCATTCCCTATTCTTGGAAGCATCCATCAATGTAAAATCGTTGGAGGTATCTGACATCAGAACATCAAACACAATAATGGTCCCTGTGATCTGCTATATTCAGGATACAATGCCTTTTTTTCATTGTGTCCTGCGTTTTTCATCCCAATGGTTATAGCATACGTCAATGACCTGTTGTAAAGATGGACCCTCTGTTGAAAACTTCTTTAACCCTCCTTAATGCTCCGTGATGTATATATCCATGGAATGGGCTTatatgtatggagcaggctcaggaactGAGCCTGCTGCATAGAGGGCAGGTGCCAGCTGCGTTATGCATCCTCTAACAGCAGCTATCTGACCTAGCTCCTGTCGCTGCTGTTTAATCACTAAAATGTTTCTGAaaaataaaagcagaaaaaaaaatattttttttttcagtaaagtgAATCGTTCCCTTCAAAACtataactgcaaaaaaaaaaaaagccccctcACCGACCCCCAAAAACGTAGTAATGAGGTATCAACTCATTGTATGTACACAACATTTGTATCGCTAAAAAATGAAAACAAGAAACCCTCGCTCAGCCCCATCAACAGAAAACTGTCACGGGTCTCTGAAAAGAGCGATGCAAAGTAAAAATTTGTTTTTCACCACGTAAAATAAAATGGATCGACGTCATAGTCATCTAGTGGTTGGTTAGACCCCCATCTATGTAGGTAGTTACAGCCCATCCTAGTGATACATTGATAAACAGAATACCCCTTTCATTTGGCAGGGATAAGTCTTGTCTGTAGAGTTTTAAGCCTCTgcctgcagaattgtgaatgcagctctggagtatgaccTGTAATCGATTTTTACCTCTATCTTCCAGAAGTGTGACGCTTCTCTCCATAGACTGGTGGTGGCGTCGATCAGTCCGCAGTCTGTGCCTTATTTTGCTGTCAAGTTCCAGCTTTCTGTCTGTGAGGCGGCCAAGAAGCtctgcggcttcctcaagagtctggGTAAGTAAAAGTATAACTTAAAGGGGTTTCCAGGATTACGGAGGATTCCTGGTTGTTTTCTCTCAAACAATCACCTCATAACGATAGGTTGCCTCTTATTGCAATCTTCTCCATTAATGTACACGGAGCAGAGCTGAAACGCCATGCATACCCCCAAGAAAGAGGTGCACTGTTTGTaagagaaagcagccatgtttttctaattctggaCTATCCCTTAAAGCCATAGATTGCAATTTATTAATATGGTTCACTTTGGGAGCAGCTGTGAAAAATGTTAGTTGCACTTCTCTCCTCTGCCAAAATGTTTTGTATTGCTTCCTTCGTCAGGCGTCCATCACGTGTTTGATACAACGATCGCTGCGGATTTCAGCATCCTGGAAACCCAGAAGGACTTCATCCAAAGGTTTAGGCGGCAGACGCAGGACGAGCACGCCTTCCCCATGTTCGCCTCCGCTTGTCCAGGTAAACGGTGCCCTACAGGCTAGGTGTAAGTTCTGACCTCTCCTGAGAGGAGGAGGTTAATAGCGATGGTCTGACATAAGCGGCGCCACAATTGCTAAGCAGCTGCATATCGGTCCCAGTGCGGACATCCTCACGTAGTCATAATATCCGGCTACCCTGAGTAGGCCCTGGAAGCCAACATTGGTGACGCTGTTTGCCCTTGAGATAAAATTAAATATCCCCCCCCCATCCTCCCCGATCTTGAGACTCCACGCCACTTGTTATTATTGAATTACCCATTGCAATTTGCTAACGACCTTGTTAGAGAAGAGCTTTCAAGACTACATGACTGCCTGAGGCCAAAGCTaaagataaggagactctggaaagTGACGGCACAGGAATAGCTCAGGTTCTGCTGAGTCAGGGACGTTGCTGGCGGCAGCTATGCAATGTCATAGTCCTACCTTGGTGGGTAAAAGGCTAATCTCGCCCTGCAACTGTAATGCCAACATCCCAGCCAGAGTAATGAGTGGTGCGTTAAAAACCCACAGTGTACCGCTCTGCCCCCCTAAATGATCAAATGAGCACGTGTTTTTCAAGAAGTGAAACTGCTGACAGAAGGGTTAACCAAAATAAATGAAGGGAAGAAAAAGGCCAATGTACAGATGCTGGTAAACAATGACTCAGTCGAAATTCACAGAAATGGAAACAGGCGCAGGACGTCAATATGGACTCACGTGTCACATAATACCATCTAATGATTACCTGATGTACACCGCTTCGCTGTACCGCCACCCCTCCCCCACACCAGCGCCTGCCTTCCCTACCGGTGACATGGAGGATGTGCTTCAGGGTGAAACAAAGAATATAGATGGGCTATGGAGACATTTACTCTACAGGCTGCCTCTCTGCTGAGGAATTATCTGCGGAGAGCTTCctgtatgcaagaatataactactataatactgctccaatatacaataatatatctactataatactgctccaatatacAATAATATACCGTgtctttcagattataagacgcactttttggagtgaaaatgagggtgcgtcttataatgcagatataccttactggCCGCAGTTgaacagggtcccagggtcgctgctggaggaggcaggagaggagcgttgctgcaggctgggggtgttcggatgtgcgccgcTGCAGGTGTTCAGGGGtgtgggggctctgccaacattttgtgaaagcccagagcccccttgcttacatggtttactatgcgatgGACTccggggaaaatggctgccgggggaggGGCATGCTCAggtggagatcttggcaccaagatctcgggagatgagatggagcattgctgcaggctgggatgagggggagtACAGATGGGCCTCTGCACCACCGAACACCTGCAGCGGTGCACATCTGAACACCCCATCATCCCGGCCTGCAGCTGctctccactcctgcctcctccagcaacgatcCTGGGCTCCCCCCTTCATTGTAGCCAACCccccccccggtaagcaataagacgcatggattataagaagcaccaccattgtatttaaaaggttttttttcctatttttctcctcaaaatttggggtgagtcttataatcctcaaaatacggtaactactataatgctgctcccatgtacaaggcaTTAACTACTGTAATATATAAGTTCTTCCTTGTTGCCCCATTCACCCTCCGTCACGTTTCCCGCAGGGTGGGTGCAGTATGCGGAGCGTGTTCTGGGCGACCTGGTTACACCGCACATCTGCACTGCAAAATCTCCTCAGCAGATTATGGGGTCTCTAGTGAAGAGTTACTTTGCATCACAGAAGGTGAGTCTGCCCTTCTTATATCGCTGATGTGGTTTATGATGAAGCCCCCGGAATACACGTGTGTTCGCTCTTCCAGAATCTGTCCCCGGATAAAATATTCCACCTCGCTGTGGCGCCATGTTATGACCGTAAGATGGAGGCCCTCAGGGAAGACTATTACACCGATCTGTTCAACTGCCGCGATGTCGACTGCGTGCTGACGTCAGGCAAGTGGCGCCCCTGTTTTCTCCGGTGTCTGTGGGGTGGTATGTTAGAAATATATATAGTTTGGGGTCCCAGCAGTCGGGACCACACTGACCTGATGGCTGCTGCCTTTCTAGGGTATCGGCAGATCAACCTAAATAACTCTCAAAATTTAAAAGTATTATTCCTCTAAGTAaaagaaatccttttttttttttccaggtgaaGTAATGCAAATTATGGAAGAGAGAAATGTTTCCGTAAAAGACGTGGAAGAATCTCCTCTAGAGCATGTGTGCGTAATGAGCCGGACCGCTGaaacccgtaaaaaaaaaaaaaaatcctgccgtGCTTGTAAaatgtgtggttttttttgtttttgttttttaagttgGTGCACCTTTTAAGAGATCTGGGTTTTTATTCTAGAGCTGCAGCACAATCTCCCATCTGCCTAACACTACCAGGCGCCCCATGGGTTAACCCCTCAGCACACGCTGATCATGTGACTGCTCCGAACAGCTGACATCACATGGCTACCTTGTGATTCGGGGGGGGGGTGGCAAGCAATATCTTGGCACCCTTCGTTGGTCAAATCAGCAGCTAGTTGTTAATCCTTGCCCGCGTTATCCGTGTGATTTCACTTTTATTCTCACTAACAGAGTGCTTTGTTTTTAGTTGGTGGAGGGGGTTGTAACCCATTCATACCCACTACATGGAGCGCTTAATACCACTAGATGGCGCTGATATACCGTGACACTACATTACATCCTATCATGGGACCCTGCACTACTTCCTCCCTAACGGAAATCCgtcaccaggctctgtatatacaatgtctgtAGAccctgagctgcttatcacaggagtggGCGGAGTCAGACTAGTAGGCAGGAGCCGCTGTGTCCCGCGAGGAGAAGCTCCAAGCattaaaacaatcattgcaagtaaACAGGACAGAGCTTGATAAGGGATGCCTCACTGAAATCTGTggtttaacccctacagcatgctgtcttcagattacatagcaaaaaactccCTTTAAAGCTTACTCCTCCTGCCACTAGATGGTGCTGAGACCCCCACACTGTATTGTTCTCAAGGATCACGGTTCTCCACCAACCCCAACCACTACATGGTGCTGAGACCTCATAATATATGGTTCTCAAAGTTCGCTATTCTCCCACCCACCAATTAGACGGCGCGTAGACCTCACGCTATATTGTTCTCAATGATCACTGTTCTCCCACCAGTAGATGGCGCTGAGACATCACACTATATTGTTCAAGGATCACTGTTCTcccacacacctccccctctaggTGGCACCCATGTGACAACGCTACAGTATGTTTAGCCCCATGGTTTACTCATGACTCCATGACCCCTGCACTAGAAGGCCAGCAAATTGCTGTTTCACTGTAGCACTTATCTTTCCAAAACGAATTAGCCATCATTATGAAAATCAGTGATTTGATGGCAATATAAGGCTAATGATTTACCAGCACCAGTGTGCTGACTGGTGAAGCGgagcggattttttttttttttttctttctttttttctttcccctCATGTATAGTGAAAATAATGTGCCAACGTGAATACAGAAAATGTGTGCCACTCACATTATACCATAGAATAAAGTAGTGATATACAATCAATAGAAAATGAGTACCCgtgcttcaccagcagaatagtgagtgctgctctggagtataatacaggctgtaactcaggatcagtacaggataagtaatgtaatgtatgtacacagtgactgcaccagcagaatagtgagtacagctctggggtataatacaggatgtaactcaggataagtaatgtaatgaatgtacacagtgactgcatcagcagaatagtgagtgcagctctggggtataatacaggatgtaactcaggataagtaatgtaatgaatgtacacagtgactgcatcagcagaatagtgagtgcagctctggagtataatacaagatgtaactcaggatcagtacaggataagtaatgtaatgtatgtacacagtgactgcaccagcagaacagtgagtgcagctcctgggtataatacaggatgtaactcaggatcagtagaggataaggaatgtaatgtatgtacacagtgactgcaccagcagaatagtgagtgcagctctggagtataatacaggatgtaactcaggataagtaatgtaatgaatgtacacagtgactgcatcagcagaatagtgagtgcagctctggagtataatacaagatgtaactcaggatcagtacaggataaggaatgtaatgtatgtacacagtgactgcaccagcagaatagtgagtgcagctctggggtataatacaggatgtaactccggatcagtacaggataagtaatgtaatgtatgtacacagtgactgcaccagcagaatagtgagtgcagctctggagtataatacaggatgtaactaatgtATATGTTGCCATGTGATAACACCAACTTGGACTTTAATTTAACTCATTAGTTGCTAAATACTTAGATTGCTAATATCTCAGCAACAGTGAggcgaaattaaaaaaaaatatatacatatatcctGTTCTACAGCCACTAACAATGTGTCCCCTTTAAGGGTGGGCAGTACAATTTGGTGACTTCCATGTTTCGCTTTTGCATCAGAATGATGGTTTTAATCCAGTAAGCGTTTCTGATTTCCTCTTCTGTTTATCGTACGTGACACTGTTGTATGTGACTTGTGGTCACGCAGGAGTTTATAATATGATCTTCTTGGCACTGATATAGTTTGGTTGTTTTTCCTTTCTCGTCATCAGCTTTGGAGGGACCACGTGTCAGTTTGTCCGCCATGAAGGCACCAGCTCGGACGGTTACCTCGCGCACCTCTTTCGTCACGCTGCCAAGGAGCTGTTTGGCATGGAGGTTCA contains:
- the NARF gene encoding nuclear prelamin A recognition factor gives rise to the protein MKCENCTKAECSKKKKKNADDAELSVPLAPEDGDEKSEFHRLADSRIFLSDCLACNNCVTSEEGSKIFAQNQKELFKVLSLNKKCDASLHRLVVASISPQSVPYFAVKFQLSVCEAAKKLCGFLKSLGVHHVFDTTIAADFSILETQKDFIQRFRRQTQDEHAFPMFASACPGWVQYAERVLGDLVTPHICTAKSPQQIMGSLVKSYFASQKNLSPDKIFHLAVAPCYDRKMEALREDYYTDLFNCRDVDCVLTSGEVMQIMEERNVSVKDVEESPLEHVFGGTTCQFVRHEGTSSDGYLAHLFRHAAKELFGMEVQEITYKTLKNKDFQEVCLEKDGETVLRFAAAYGFRNIQNMVLKLRKGKFHYHFVEVLACPGGCLNGKGQAQSIDGKPERAQLQAMEVLFTNVPVQSPENNPHIHELYTSWLEGEESQKSRDSLHTKYVPAAQNTARVDIKW